The following coding sequences are from one Streptomyces sp. V3I7 window:
- a CDS encoding phage tail protein, with protein MAGFKNTEVRIAGTGTVWTAPVGTTMPKETTALAAPWVNLGFTSSDGVKFNKKDKNDPVDTWQSMAPARFMLSDRDLTLKFQLLQMNKDTFPFYLGLASSSVVTAGSTPEPTAQKIDISGAPGGQDQRALAIDFSDNNGTKDLRYRLVIPYGAVSEVEELSLSRTGAVKLGVTFTALSGDDPTKPLATWLVNDPAALA; from the coding sequence ATGGCAGGTTTCAAGAACACCGAGGTCCGCATCGCCGGCACCGGCACCGTCTGGACGGCCCCGGTCGGCACCACGATGCCGAAGGAGACCACCGCGCTGGCCGCCCCCTGGGTGAACCTCGGCTTCACCTCGTCCGACGGGGTCAAGTTCAACAAGAAGGACAAGAACGACCCGGTCGACACCTGGCAGTCGATGGCCCCGGCGCGCTTCATGCTCTCCGACCGCGACCTGACGCTGAAGTTCCAGCTGCTCCAGATGAACAAGGACACCTTCCCGTTCTACCTGGGGCTCGCGTCCAGCTCGGTGGTGACCGCCGGCTCCACCCCGGAGCCGACCGCCCAGAAGATCGACATCTCCGGCGCCCCCGGCGGCCAGGACCAGCGCGCGCTGGCGATCGACTTCTCGGACAACAACGGCACCAAGGACCTGCGGTACCGCCTGGTCATCCCGTACGGCGCGGTGTCCGAGGTGGAGGAGCTGTCGCTGAGCCGCACCGGCGCGGTCAAGCTCGGCGTCACCTTCACCGCCCTGTCCGGCGACGACCCGACCAAGCCGCTCGCCACGTGGCTGGTGAACGACCCGGCGGCGCTGGCCTGA
- a CDS encoding helix-turn-helix domain-containing protein, whose amino-acid sequence MITIELAATEAGVTAATIRKWVQRGHLRAAGQQGRRQLYRLEDVFAAERTTYYGRRRDRPDDGVAA is encoded by the coding sequence ATGATCACCATCGAGTTGGCCGCCACTGAGGCCGGGGTCACGGCCGCGACGATCCGTAAATGGGTGCAGCGGGGGCACCTGCGGGCCGCCGGACAGCAGGGGCGGCGACAGCTCTACCGGCTGGAGGACGTCTTCGCCGCCGAGCGCACGACGTACTACGGACGCCGGCGAGACCGACCGGACGACGGCGTCGCCGCATAG